One genomic window of Halobellus limi includes the following:
- a CDS encoding nucleotidyltransferase family protein — MTDGRDGADLPVVSPPFGEENGGRRRIRDRPRIAGVLLAAGTSTRFGDRNKLLATRDGDPLVRHAARTLLDAGLDPVVAVVGHEADRVADALSGLDVTVVVNDRYETGQASSLRAGIGALRDRVEPVDAAVIALGDMPFVDPETVETLVAAHDAGVGDALAAAHDGVRGNPVLFDRRFFDALADVSGDVGGREILLASGDGACVSVPDPGVRRDVDEPGDLDG; from the coding sequence ATGACGGACGGCCGAGACGGGGCTGACCTGCCGGTCGTCTCGCCGCCCTTCGGCGAGGAAAACGGCGGCCGCCGCCGGATCCGGGACCGCCCCCGAATCGCGGGCGTGCTCCTCGCGGCTGGAACCAGCACCCGCTTCGGCGACCGGAACAAACTGCTGGCGACACGCGACGGCGACCCCCTCGTCCGGCACGCGGCGCGCACGCTCCTCGACGCCGGCCTCGACCCGGTCGTCGCGGTCGTGGGCCACGAGGCCGACCGCGTCGCCGACGCCCTGTCGGGACTGGACGTGACCGTCGTCGTCAACGACCGGTACGAGACGGGACAGGCCTCGTCGCTCCGGGCCGGCATCGGCGCGCTCCGCGATCGGGTCGAGCCAGTGGACGCGGCGGTGATCGCGCTCGGCGACATGCCGTTCGTCGACCCCGAAACCGTCGAGACGCTCGTCGCCGCCCACGACGCGGGCGTCGGCGACGCGCTCGCGGCCGCTCACGACGGCGTCCGCGGCAACCCGGTGCTGTTCGACCGTCGGTTCTTCGACGCGCTCGCCGACGTTTCGGGGGACGTCGGCGGTCGCGAGATCCTCCTCGCGAGCGGTGACGGCGCCTGCGTGTCGGTTCCGGACCCGGGCGTCCGTCGGGACGTCGACGAACCTGGGGATCTGGACGGGTGA
- a CDS encoding molybdopterin molybdotransferase MoeA has product MTGDAGHGHDDLIAWDEGAERVRSLRERWLPTLGTETVALDRIAGRALAEPIDSPVDVPARSHATMDGFAFDATAAYPLDVVDADVFPEDEPPELEGGQAVRIATGAPVPPAANAVLKREEATVEDGQLTGPDLEPGTYVYERGSNVAEGERLFAAGERLSPKDAILLGDLGIESVQVRTRLSVGLLATGTEIHEGRHTDLDSPMLAGLVRSWGHEVAYEGTVPDDYDRVESRIADLADDHDVVVTTGGTSVGDKDYVVRALQSLGEVLFHRVRLRPGKPIAVAELPDHDAVALAIPGKPVGAHAVTTLVARPLFTGEASLPTVPARMARDVGIATPGFAYAIPVTLEAGGETGSGGAGDDAGDDARDSDGTGDGDGADVAMPLGHADSALSVYEDSFDPSVLSSSTRATRADGFVLTGEGVERGQMVDVVPYPAVEK; this is encoded by the coding sequence ATGACGGGCGACGCTGGCCACGGCCACGACGACCTGATCGCGTGGGACGAGGGGGCCGAGCGGGTCCGCTCCCTCCGAGAGCGGTGGCTTCCGACGCTGGGAACCGAGACGGTCGCGCTCGACCGCATCGCCGGGCGGGCGCTCGCCGAGCCGATCGACTCACCCGTCGACGTGCCGGCACGGAGCCACGCGACGATGGACGGCTTCGCCTTCGACGCGACGGCGGCGTACCCGCTCGACGTCGTCGACGCCGACGTGTTCCCGGAGGACGAACCACCGGAACTGGAGGGTGGGCAGGCCGTCCGCATCGCGACGGGCGCGCCGGTCCCGCCCGCCGCCAACGCGGTGCTCAAGCGGGAGGAGGCGACCGTCGAGGACGGCCAGTTGACCGGTCCGGACCTCGAACCCGGCACCTACGTCTACGAGCGCGGCAGCAACGTCGCCGAGGGGGAGCGGCTCTTCGCGGCCGGCGAGCGGCTCTCGCCGAAGGACGCCATCTTGCTGGGCGACCTCGGAATCGAATCCGTCCAGGTCCGCACGCGCCTCTCCGTCGGCCTGCTCGCGACCGGAACGGAGATCCACGAGGGCCGGCACACCGACCTCGACTCGCCGATGCTCGCGGGGCTGGTCCGCTCGTGGGGCCACGAGGTCGCCTACGAGGGGACCGTGCCGGACGACTACGACCGCGTCGAGTCCCGGATCGCGGACCTGGCCGACGACCACGACGTGGTCGTGACGACGGGCGGGACGAGCGTCGGCGACAAGGACTACGTGGTCCGCGCGCTCCAGTCGCTCGGCGAGGTGCTCTTCCACCGGGTGCGGCTCCGCCCCGGCAAGCCGATCGCCGTCGCCGAACTACCCGACCACGACGCCGTCGCTCTCGCCATCCCCGGCAAGCCGGTGGGCGCCCACGCGGTGACGACGCTCGTCGCGCGACCGCTCTTCACGGGCGAGGCGTCGCTGCCGACGGTGCCCGCGCGGATGGCGCGGGACGTCGGCATCGCCACGCCCGGGTTCGCCTACGCGATTCCGGTCACGCTCGAAGCCGGCGGCGAGACGGGCAGCGGTGGTGCAGGTGACGACGCCGGCGACGACGCCCGCGACAGCGACGGTACCGGTGACGGCGACGGCGCCGACGTCGCGATGCCGCTCGGCCACGCCGACTCGGCCCTCTCGGTCTACGAGGACTCGTTCGACCCGAGCGTCCTCTCGTCGAGCACCAGAGCCACCCGCGCCGACGGGTTCGTCCTCACGGGCGAGGGCGTCGAGCGCGGTCAGATGGTGGACGTCGTCCCGTACCCCGCCGTCGAGAAATGA